From Daucus carota subsp. sativus chromosome 6, DH1 v3.0, whole genome shotgun sequence:
CAAAGTCTTTCACAAAACTTTGAACTCATGGTATCACATACACTCCACAAACCAGTATTTTGTGTCAAAATTATAAGAATGTGAAGTTGTGATATGAAACTAAACTCAAGTGTTTCACAGATAAACAAGAACATTTTTAGTACCATattgaaaaacttgaaaaatataGACATTTACATTTCTGACCCGATGATTAAAGAAAACCTAACAATGATTTCAAACCCGCTGATCTCATCAAACTAATAAACCACGACATTGAAGCAATTAACTAACAAGATAAATACCATTATCAATTGAACAAAGCAACAACAAGAAGAACAACAATTCCAATTACATCATTATAAACCTTTTTTCTCTTTGTCATCCTCATCAGCATTACGATTTTCGACCTCCACCTCATTCTTCGCCACCACGTCTTTCTTCTTATCACCACCACCTACATTTCTATCCTTCTCATCGGGATACCTAACAACAACAACCGGACAAACACAATGCCTGACGCAATAATCACTAACACTCCCCAACCTCTCATTTCCCCCATTCTTCGTCGCGCCAAAGCCTCGACTCCCCATAATAACCGCACTCAATCCTAACCTCTCGACCTCCAAACACAACCTCTCCCTCATATCATGATCCTTCACAATATGTATCTTATACGGAATCTTCGCATCGACAAGCGGCTGCGACAAATCAGCCGCCTTAGAAGTCGTAAAGTCATCAAACTCGGTCTCTAGCTTCTGCTTCGTGGCTTCATCGGTGTCGGAGTCAACGGAGCCCCAGTCGGCGCCGTAGAGGACGGAGGTGGGGCGGACGTGGAGGAGGATGACGGCGTCACCGGGGCGGAGGTAGTGGTGGACGGACCACTTGACGGCGAAGGCGGACTCGTCGGAGAGGTCGACGGCGATGCCGATGCGGCGCTGGGCGGCGGATGTGGGAGTGTCGGTGGCGTGGGGAGTGGAGGAGGGGCGGTAGCGTGGGGAAGAAGCTTTGACTTTGATGGCGGCGAGGAGGGGCAGGTCGGAGTCGGGTGAGGATGGGGCGGGCTTTTGGGAATCCATttcaaattagggtttattAGGTTTCAAAATTAGGAAAGTGTTTTTGAGTTTATCATTACTTGTAGACTTTTTTATTCGGATATGCTTTTCTGCGAAGCTACCAGTGAAACCGCGAGTTTGAGTTGATTATATGTTCAATAATACCAACTAATTATACTATATTTGAgtttataaaaatgatttataagtattttttttttgctaagccgatttataattattatattttattattcattattatcatacttaatttgtatttgttttattttacatTTGTTTTGATAATAGTCGTACCCCtaaacttttaaatatttatacaatttcgttaaaaaattattctaatatttataatttaaaattgacaTAAACCCAAAAATGGTAATTGGTTCGGTCAAAATAGGTTTCGCtaaaatcaaatctgaaccGAATTTTTCAACCTGAATCAAAAAATCCCTGAATTCTTAAATCTAATTACGGATTGTGTTACCTGAAATCCaaacaaaaattacaaaaaacgGCAAAGAGTAGGAATGGGAAGATCGAGGATAGTCGGGAAGGATGAGCAATTGTAGTGAAGGTCATGTCGTAAGATGGGAAGAATGAATGGTTACGGTGGCCACCTAGGATAAAGAGATAGATGGTCCAAGGAAGGAGGGGCGGGTAGTTGTTGTTATTACCCAATTATTCTCAATCGACACGTCGTTCGACATGACAAGATGACATGACGCCAGAGACAGGACATGATGCTTAAGCCTGAAGACTGGATAAGGGAGTTTCGAAATATTAACTGATCAGAGATAATAACGGGTCAAAGCAGGAGTGGAAATAGGCAGGGCGCATCGCACGATCTGTTATGAAAGGATAAGGATGATTAGAGTAACGTTAGAATTCAGTTGTAGAAATTGTATTATAAATAGGACAAAATAATAGGTAGAGAGGACACACAATACACTACAAACTCTTGTAACAATTTACTTAGTGAAGATCTTTCTGGCAGGGTTCTGAACCCTCCCGCGGTTTTTACCTCACAAGGGTTTTCCGCGTAACCAATTTCTCGTGTCTTACTTTATTGTTCTTAGTTATACTTTAGCACTTAACCCTAAAATTACAGCGTAAActattggcgccgtctgtgggaaattTGCTAAAGCTCTGATACGGGAACACGCACATGACGACAGATGATCAACAACACCATGGCTCCACGAGCCAGGGAGACAATCCCACGATTCAGCAACTCTTGGAAACAATTCGGAAGATGCAGGACGACATGATTTCTCAACAAGAAGCTTGGAGGACCGAGAGAGAAACATTACAGAGGGAACTCACGACAGCTCGATCCAAATCCAACCCCACGGCAAGAGAAGTGTTGGACACCGTGG
This genomic window contains:
- the LOC108224422 gene encoding universal stress protein PHOS34 isoform X2, whose product is MDSQKPAPSSPDSDLPLLAAIKVKASSPRYRPSSTPHATDTPTSAAQRRIGIAVDLSDESAFAVKWSVHHYLRPGDAVILLHVRPTSVLYGADWGSVDSDTDEATKQKLETEFDDFTTSKAADLSQPLVDAKIPYKIHIVKDHDMRERLCLEVERLGLSAVIMGSRGFGATKNGGNERLGSVSDYCVRHCVCPVVVVRYPDEKDRNVGGGDKKKDVVAKNEVEVENRNADEDDKEKKGL
- the LOC108224422 gene encoding universal stress protein PHOS34 isoform X1 — translated: MDSQKPAPSSPDSDLPLLAAIKVKASSPRYRPSSTPHATDTPTSAAQRRIGIAVDLSDESAFAVKWSVHHYLRPGDAVILLHVRPTSVLYGADWGSVDSDTDEATKQKLETEFDDFTTSKAADLSQPLVDAKIPYKIHIVKDHDMRERLCLEVERLGLSAVIMGSRGFGATKNGGNERLGSVSDYCVRHCVCPVVVVRYPDEKDRNVGGGDKKKDVVAKNEVEVENRNADEDDKEKKDN